In the Flagellimonas sp. MMG031 genome, one interval contains:
- a CDS encoding (2Fe-2S)-binding protein: MASFTLNINGKQQEVDVDPSTPMLWVLRDHLNLVGTKYGCGIAQCGACTIHLDGTATRACMLTVSSVGNSEITTIEGLSEEGDHPVQKAWLEVDVPQCGYCQAGQIMTASALLEKNPNPTDEEIEMAMNGNICRCGTYTRIKKAVKLAAKS; this comes from the coding sequence ATGGCTTCATTTACACTCAACATTAATGGAAAACAACAGGAGGTGGATGTAGATCCGTCTACACCCATGCTCTGGGTTTTAAGAGATCACCTCAATTTAGTGGGAACAAAATATGGATGTGGTATCGCACAATGCGGTGCTTGCACGATTCATTTGGATGGAACGGCAACAAGGGCTTGCATGCTCACCGTGTCTTCCGTAGGAAATTCGGAGATCACTACGATAGAAGGATTATCGGAAGAAGGCGATCATCCGGTCCAAAAAGCTTGGTTAGAGGTGGATGTGCCCCAATGTGGATATTGTCAGGCGGGTCAGATCATGACCGCTTCGGCGCTTTTGGAGAAAAACCCAAACCCGACCGACGAGGAAATCGAAATGGCCATGAACGGTAACATCTGCCGTTGTGGTACCTATACCAGAATCAAGAAAGCCGTCAAGCTAGCGGCCAAATCATAA
- a CDS encoding molybdopterin cofactor-binding domain-containing protein: MTLVKTKIGRRAFIRNAGLASGGLVIGFNWLASCKMTPEQVNSLPKEWFELNGFLKVGDNGLVTIMSPNPEIGQNVKTSMPMIVAEELDVAWKDVIVEQAPLNTAIFTRQLAGGSQSIRQGWEGLRMAGATARYMLKEAAAQAWSVPANEITTKDGTLTHEASGKSAGYGEMASAATSIEVPDEVELKDNDSFSIIGTDKKNVDGKAIVTGKPLFGLDVYKEGMLTAMIVHPPAFGMKYKGMNADAVKTMPGIKDVFHFEVYPEGMEKQWSDQGGIPELVAIVGNSTWECMQAKKALNVEWEQDSKAESTSYHEESLAQLLEKPTETPARKDGDVDAAFKKAAKIVESTYSAPYLAHNTMEPMNFFAHVTPEKAELLGPIQTPEFAEKSLAARLGMPLEKIDIMMTRMGGGFGRRLYGPFVIEAAVISQKMNAPIKLVYTREDDMTQGTYRPSYKVKYRAGLDENGNLIAWHVRGAGTNDDLVFENRFPAGAVDNYLAEKHSLSTNVTTGAWRAPRSNFIAGAEQAFMDEVAEAAGKDPLEFRLELFDRAINNPVGDPEKNDYDPERYAGVLKLVKEKANWGTDTGKARGVAAYYCHNSYVAQVLELEDGGDMPRVDKITCAVDCGIVINPLAAKNQIEGGMIDGIGHATYSALSFENGRPEQSNFDTYRLIRHSEAPKNIEVHFVDNGIDPTGLGEPSLPPAIGALSNALYQATGRRFYKQPFINDKPPLVG, encoded by the coding sequence ATGACACTTGTAAAGACTAAAATAGGACGACGCGCCTTTATTCGGAATGCAGGATTGGCCAGTGGTGGACTCGTTATTGGGTTTAATTGGTTGGCTTCTTGTAAAATGACGCCCGAGCAGGTCAACAGCCTACCCAAGGAGTGGTTCGAACTGAACGGCTTTTTAAAGGTGGGCGACAATGGTTTGGTAACCATTATGTCCCCAAACCCTGAAATAGGGCAAAACGTAAAAACATCCATGCCCATGATCGTGGCCGAAGAGCTCGATGTGGCCTGGAAAGACGTTATTGTGGAACAAGCACCCCTAAACACTGCTATCTTTACCCGGCAGTTGGCCGGAGGTAGCCAGTCCATCCGACAAGGGTGGGAAGGTTTGAGAATGGCCGGTGCTACCGCAAGATATATGTTGAAAGAGGCGGCAGCTCAGGCATGGAGCGTGCCAGCCAACGAAATCACCACTAAAGATGGAACGCTGACCCATGAAGCCAGCGGAAAATCGGCTGGATATGGTGAAATGGCCTCTGCTGCAACGAGCATTGAAGTGCCCGACGAAGTGGAACTCAAGGACAACGATAGTTTTTCCATTATCGGTACTGATAAGAAAAACGTGGATGGTAAAGCCATTGTAACCGGTAAACCCTTGTTTGGATTGGATGTATACAAGGAAGGTATGTTGACAGCGATGATCGTTCATCCCCCTGCGTTCGGAATGAAATACAAGGGAATGAACGCCGATGCCGTAAAAACAATGCCCGGAATCAAAGATGTTTTCCACTTTGAGGTCTATCCCGAAGGCATGGAAAAACAATGGTCCGATCAAGGAGGTATTCCAGAATTGGTGGCCATCGTAGGGAACAGCACTTGGGAATGCATGCAGGCAAAAAAAGCGCTCAATGTAGAGTGGGAGCAAGACTCCAAGGCCGAAAGCACCTCCTATCACGAAGAGTCCTTGGCCCAACTGTTGGAAAAGCCCACAGAGACTCCTGCAAGAAAAGATGGTGATGTGGATGCGGCTTTCAAAAAGGCGGCAAAAATTGTGGAAAGCACCTATTCGGCACCTTACTTGGCGCACAATACCATGGAGCCGATGAACTTTTTTGCGCATGTTACCCCAGAAAAGGCTGAATTGTTAGGGCCCATACAGACCCCGGAATTTGCAGAAAAATCTTTGGCTGCCCGTTTGGGCATGCCCTTGGAAAAAATAGATATCATGATGACCCGAATGGGCGGTGGTTTTGGTCGTAGACTTTATGGCCCGTTCGTAATCGAGGCCGCCGTGATCTCCCAAAAAATGAATGCACCCATAAAATTGGTGTACACAAGGGAAGATGATATGACCCAAGGTACTTACAGACCTTCTTACAAGGTTAAGTATAGGGCAGGTTTGGACGAAAATGGCAATTTGATTGCATGGCACGTTCGCGGAGCAGGAACCAACGATGATTTGGTTTTCGAAAATCGTTTCCCAGCGGGTGCCGTGGATAATTACCTGGCAGAAAAGCATAGCTTGTCCACCAATGTAACTACTGGAGCTTGGAGAGCACCGCGTTCCAACTTTATTGCCGGGGCCGAACAGGCCTTTATGGATGAGGTGGCGGAAGCTGCCGGAAAAGACCCATTGGAATTTAGATTGGAACTTTTTGATAGGGCCATCAACAACCCTGTGGGCGATCCGGAAAAGAACGATTACGATCCAGAACGATATGCAGGCGTCCTTAAGTTGGTCAAAGAAAAAGCCAATTGGGGTACCGATACGGGCAAAGCGCGTGGGGTAGCGGCCTATTACTGCCACAATTCCTACGTTGCACAAGTACTGGAACTGGAAGATGGGGGCGATATGCCCAGAGTGGATAAAATCACCTGCGCTGTGGATTGCGGTATAGTAATCAATCCACTGGCAGCCAAAAACCAGATTGAAGGAGGTATGATCGATGGTATCGGTCACGCCACCTACAGTGCCCTGAGCTTTGAAAATGGTAGACCGGAGCAGTCCAATTTTGATACCTATCGACTCATTCGTCACTCCGAGGCACCGAAGAATATTGAGGTACACTTTGTGGACAACGGTATCGACCCGACTGGGTTGGGAGAACCTTCCCTGCCCCCGGCAATAGGTGCATTGTCCAATGCACTGTACCAAGCAACGGGAAGACGCTTTTACAAGCAGCCGTTCATTAACGACAAGCCACCATTGGTAGGTTAG
- a CDS encoding endonuclease/exonuclease/phosphatase family protein, with amino-acid sequence MKHISFIIFFFGLMVQANAQTIDLISYNIRFDNPGDAPNHWDNRKNFLISQLKFYQPDVFGIQEGLIHQVKEIDNGLKEYAYFGVGRDHGDERGEHTAVFYNTTTVKLIEQSTFWLSTTPEKPSKGWDAALPRTCTYGLFEKREDGTRFMVFNTHFDHVGAQAREESSKLILEKAKELNTEDDPVVIMGDFNLESDSKGVQVILTAMADAHIAAGTNAFGPKGTFNGFKFREPVERRIDYIFVSDDFEVLKSAILSDSRDTRYPSDHLPVFARLAY; translated from the coding sequence GTGAAGCACATTTCTTTTATTATTTTTTTCTTTGGATTGATGGTACAAGCCAATGCGCAGACCATCGATTTGATTTCCTATAATATCCGGTTTGATAATCCGGGAGACGCGCCCAATCATTGGGACAACCGAAAGAATTTTTTGATTTCCCAACTCAAATTTTACCAACCCGATGTATTCGGTATTCAAGAAGGATTGATTCATCAGGTGAAAGAAATTGATAATGGTCTAAAGGAGTACGCCTATTTTGGGGTGGGTCGTGACCATGGGGATGAGCGTGGGGAGCACACCGCGGTTTTTTACAACACCACAACGGTGAAACTCATCGAACAATCCACCTTTTGGCTGTCTACCACCCCCGAAAAGCCATCCAAAGGCTGGGATGCTGCTTTGCCCCGAACCTGTACCTACGGTCTTTTTGAAAAAAGGGAGGATGGCACCCGTTTCATGGTTTTCAATACCCATTTTGATCATGTGGGTGCCCAAGCTAGGGAAGAAAGTTCCAAATTGATTTTGGAAAAAGCCAAGGAGCTGAACACTGAGGATGACCCCGTGGTGATTATGGGAGATTTCAATCTGGAAAGTGATAGCAAAGGGGTTCAGGTAATCTTGACCGCAATGGCCGATGCCCACATTGCAGCAGGAACCAATGCTTTTGGTCCAAAGGGGACATTTAATGGGTTTAAATTTAGAGAGCCTGTGGAGCGGAGAATTGACTATATTTTTGTTTCGGACGATTTCGAGGTGCTTAAAAGCGCCATTTTGAGCGATTCCAGGGATACCCGATATCCTTCCGATCACTTGCCTGTTTTTGCCCGATTGGCCTACTAA
- a CDS encoding alpha-ketoglutarate-dependent dioxygenase AlkB yields the protein MDLFTEQIDPSKNWLPKDGVVNYFGPIIPLEQADDFFKILADTIPWEADVVHMFGKRIVTKRKVAWYGDQPYDYTYSNSTKKALPWTPALRELKEMAENLTNETYNSCLLNLYHTGEEGMGWHTDNEKELKKNGAIASYSFGAERKFVFKHKTTKEKVELLLDHGSLLVMKGATQNHWLHRLPPSKKVRSARINLTFRTIISQ from the coding sequence ATGGATTTATTTACGGAACAGATTGATCCATCCAAAAATTGGTTGCCCAAGGATGGGGTAGTGAACTATTTTGGCCCGATCATACCCTTGGAGCAAGCCGATGACTTCTTTAAAATCCTTGCGGATACCATTCCGTGGGAAGCGGATGTGGTGCATATGTTCGGCAAGCGCATCGTAACCAAGCGAAAAGTGGCCTGGTATGGCGACCAACCTTATGATTATACCTATTCCAACAGTACAAAAAAGGCGTTGCCATGGACTCCGGCACTAAGGGAACTCAAGGAAATGGCCGAAAACCTGACCAACGAAACCTATAATTCATGCCTGTTGAACCTGTACCACACAGGAGAAGAGGGGATGGGCTGGCATACGGACAACGAAAAGGAACTAAAAAAGAATGGAGCCATAGCCTCCTATAGTTTTGGGGCGGAACGCAAATTTGTATTTAAGCACAAAACCACCAAAGAAAAAGTGGAATTGCTGCTGGATCACGGAAGCCTGCTGGTGATGAAAGGGGCAACACAAAACCATTGGTTGCACCGTTTACCGCCCAGCAAAAAGGTGAGGTCCGCTAGAATTAATCTTACGTTTCGAACAATAATCTCCCAATAG